Part of the Drosophila kikkawai strain 14028-0561.14 chromosome 3L, DkikHiC1v2, whole genome shotgun sequence genome is shown below.
CAGCGGTTCTCTGTGGGGAAAAcagaagaatatatatatacattatttttcAGATATTATATTCAGAGCATCTTATCTAAGGGGTGAAAACTTACCCGGGTCAATGTACTTGAGATTTCTGGCCAAATGCGTTAGCTGCAGCGGTATATATCGCGTATCCGCCCGAGGTGTTGTCTTGGGGGCAGGCGGCGAGGTGGGAACGCCCGGACCCAGCGGACAGAGAAAGGCCCGCTGGAGCTCCCAGCCCACCTCGGAGATGATGCTCGCCTTCCGAAAGTAGGGCGTCACTTCTCGCAGGAATTTAACTGCagaaaaaacaagagaaaagaaaaaacccaAGAGGGATTCGAGCATAAACATCGATGCAAATCAAACGGTATAGCATCGCATGAATATGGATGCAGGCcgaaatgtgtgtgtgttggtatCATCAGCAAAACACTAGCACACACAGCATTCAATCAGTCTCGGACTAGGGAGCGGGAGAAGAGAGACTCCATCGGCTTGGCCGATGTGGCTGTCTGGAGTTCTTGTTGTGGAAGTCTTGGCAAAGGCTGCGGCATAAATTCATTAGAGTTTCCGCTCCATTTTTATTCGATTTGCACACCCAAAGAACCCGACTAGCGACAAACTCTTGGGCACAGTGGAATAATTAAAGAGAATGAgggttaaatttaattctctTTAAGGAGTCAAAGTTTAAAGACAATTAATAATTCTATGTTTTGATAGCCAtactattattaaaataaaacacatcAGGAAATCATTTATTATTACTCATTACTCGTTACgccaataatatattttctaagctAATCTAATCTTTTGCtggctgtttttcttttttttatgcatCAATTTGTAAACATCTCACTGAATTCGCAATGTGATTCATTTATAATGACATTAGCATGGCTGAGCTGGCTCACCACTGTGCAACTTCTATGCAAATGCTGATGGCGATGCCAGGTGCCTGGGGCAGGGGGAACTCTCGATGTCTCCCCACTTAGAGACGTACATTTGAGTGGCGAACCCCAGAAGCCAGAAGCCGGAACCCAGACCCAAGCCGAGGCCCAACCCATTGGCCCTGCTCGGAATTCCGCCCACAACATTTGCACAATTTCCGTTTgctgttgtcgttgttgtttctcttatcattgttgttgttgttgttgttgcgacgTCGTTTGCCATTCGAGTGATttggaaattcaattttcacACTTAATGCCATCGGCCGCCGACGGTTGGCGGCGGTTTGTCCAACTCAATTCGTGTGTTTAGCTCAACTAATTAGAGCGGACGACCACACGGCGTATGGGTTATATAGTATATCGCCCGCCCCACTTGCTAATTGCTTGGCATTTACGTACACTAAAGGGTTAGTAGGAAGCCGCCACGGCTCTCCAACTCTTCCCCAAAGCCTAAGCCGCCATTCTCCTGGAGCTGAGCTAACATTTGCATTCACAAATATGCAACCGACGACGACAAACAGGcagggaaaataaaaaaattgttgcaTAGCGGCAGGCGCAAAGTCTGATGAAGCTTGTGAAGGAATAATCAGTTGCGAGGATAAGGATACCCTGGCATTTAAAGTAGACAAAATAGTAATAAGAGCCACaagtttattataaaatttatataggaGCTTTGCTGTGCTTACATTGTTTCCCGCAATAGTATTTAAACTTGGCgaacattacgtatacgtacgTATTTTCAGAGATGTTTTTAAAAgtgagttttttttatcaaaattctaTCACTTGTTACGTccccaaaaataaagttatatacCTTCAGCAAAGAGTATCAAAAATCCGGCCGGTATAGCCATAAAGTGGGCGGTGGTAGATTTCGGAGTGGACTGTCGAGtaaacaaaacccaaaacgACAAACGAGAAAACGCAActggcagcagcggcaaaagTTTAGATgcaacagcaaaaacaacaataacaactgTAATAAGTTGTGcaaatttttgcatttaagTGTAAATAAAGTTGCCCAGTTCACGGTGtttgtatatgtgtgtgtgagtgttcgTGTTTGTGTGCTAAAAAACAATCctggaaaaataaacaagttatGGAAAAGTTAGCTAAAAAGCACCACAGGCCACAATTGTTAGCTGCTTAAGTATGAATATTTTTCGCTctggcatttttcaaataaatatggtATTACAAACATTCCACTGAAGATTAAACTCAAGGATTTGCCTAGTGCTTACAACATGTGAGCTAAATAAATACagctaaaaaattgtgcataAGGCAATTTAACAGAAGcttttaaacattttgtaaGCGAAATTTTCACTGAAATTTGTGAATATTTCACTGAAGTATTTACCTAACCTTTGCTTAATTGTGGTTCATTATTTAGGGTTAAAATTTGATAGTTAAGAAGGCAAAAGACACTTgagattacaaatttttcaTGTAGCTGAAGATAATTACATAACATATTCAATTTATGAGCAGCTTCTTTGAATAAATCTCTTcaataatttctaaaaaatcaaatttaaatgtaatttgcaatacaaaattattaatatgcAAACTTAACTttctttaagctttaaaatctCCCTCTAGTTAAATAAAAGCTTGCTCCTAAGCTCTTAAACCATGTtacaaaatgtaatttaattttatttaactctGGACTCCCTCCTACTAAGCGATCTTTACGATAATATTATTACTCAAAACGCATTCATTTGGCCCTGGCTCTGCCCACATTACCCCACTTAATTCACAGTCAGgccaaagagaaaaaaacaactttttaCACCTTTGCCGACAAAAGGAAATCCTGCAAATCCGGCAATGTTACTCGCACTCCCAAGCCACCCCTCCCGAAAAGCATAAATAAAAGGGGCAAGCCGGAGTATAGTGGGCGTGGCCGGTTGGTTGGAATATGATATCAACAGCAGGCGGCATTCGGAATTCGGCAAATCGTGCGTTAAAACAAACTTTGCGCAAAACTTTTGCGAGTAAAATCTCACGCGCTCCTGGTGAGGAAGTGGTGGGCAGGTTGGCTAAGTAGGGGCCACTGGTGTGGACCCACTAGCCTGGTGGTTCTAAacacttgaaataataaagtgTTACCAAGAGAATATAGCGGAATACATAATATAACtctttaattgaaaaaaaaaatacaaaaatgtattgtCTTGaacaagatttttattttcctaagGGTTAAATTATGAACTAAAATATAGTATAGGCTCTCGCATTTTCTCCAAGTGCTCAGGGTCCACAAATGTGTGCCAAGCTGTAAAAACCATTGCTAATGGACTTCTGGGAGGCGGCGAGCAAAGCCCAACTGTCGTCGCCTCCGTCGCCATCTGCGGAATCTGTCGCTGACATTTGGCAGTCGGAGTTGGAATCCAGTTGCCGGGAATCCCATTCCGATTTTCCCCCTGCCTCCTGgcttatttaaattacaatgAGACGGCTGCCTGGGCGCAAATACTTTGGGCCAAAGTTGTGCGcacagcagaggcagcagcggcCAGCGGAGCTTGGCAAACAACTTGGCCAACTTGTAAATTGAAGTTCGAATCAAGAGCTGGCCCCGAGAACTCACTGGGCAAAAAGGGGTTACGGGCAGGGAGAGGTGCGAGTCCTGGGCTGTTAAGCATGTCGTCGCCCATTCATGGCCAAAGGCTTTTGAAATTGTGATTACATTTGCGCCACTTTGCGTGCTTATAGATCTGGGCcactttaatttaatgaacACACCGGTTGAAATTATGAAAACGACCGCAAACCGTAAGCCGAAAGCCGAAAATCCAAATGCTCGCTCAACAAAGCGAgcaacgatgatgatgatggctcACTTACGCAGCGGAGTAACTCGACTAATTGATTGGCTTGGCTGTTAATACTCGCAATCGCCAGAGAGGAATGCGGCTCCTATAAATATGCGTAATTTTCCTAATGAGGAAGGAGCCCTGTAGAAAATATGGGCAGTTGTGGTTGATTAATGGCAGGATGTATTTGATAAGTAGTAAAAGGgttggaaatttaaattttaaattgaatttataaatttagttgAACATTTTTATGTAACTTTTAGCAACTACTAAAGTTCTAAAGAAAAGTAAACTCAAGGAAACATTATTTCattcttattttaattaaaatatataggcATCTCTGGCATTCCTCAATTTCCTAATTTAATATTCTACAAATGCAAGTTAGTGTACACGATATTCGTAGCTCTCATAAAGAAATTCCCCGAAAATAGTTTAGCCACCATAATTGGCTTCCAATAATAAATTTCTTGGCCCAGAAAAGGCAGCGAAATGGATCAAGCTCCGTCAGCCGCAGCTCccacatggacatggacatgtGCCGAGCCGAAATTAAATGCGAGTCAGAGACTCCGCCGCTCCACAGCTCCGCACAGCTCCGAGCTGCGTGGCATGCGAGGCACGTTGACAACGATGACGTGAGTCTTGGAGGGCTAAAGCCCGAGATGGAAGTGAAGTTTTGGGGGGAGGGCAGGCAGGGACAGTCGGCCTGGCAGGTTGTTGATATTAAAGCGACATTAACATTGAGCTTGATGGCTGCGTTGATGGGCCACGATACGTTTTTAAATGCGCAAAAAATTGTCATACATTCGGATTCGCACTGTACACCGTGCATCTGGGATCGGGGTGAGTTATCAAAATACACAACCTTGCGACCGTTACTGAATTCTGATCGGCGGAGAATCGGCGGGAATCGCAGTCGCCGCATAAATAGCGGAGCACCCACAGCAGCCGGGCACAAACCGTTAGCACTCGTCGTCGTCCGGTACTCAATATGATGAAGCGGAACCAACCCATCCTGATCCTGGCCCTCGGCCTGCTGGCCATCTCCGCCATTTCGGCGATGCCGCAGCGAAGCCGGGCCAAGAGCCAGCGCCAGGTGGAGTACTCATCCACCCCGTATCCGGCTGCCGGCTTCCGTCCCAGGGTTCCCTTCAATCTGCCCGGTGAGGTGCAGCCCAAACTGGAGGCCGAACCCCTGGCCACCACCCCGACCTCGACCATTCCCAGCGATGTGGAGACCCTGGAGAACACCGAACCCCTGAGCACCAcggagcagctgcagccggAAACGGAAGTGGCAGCAGAAGCGGAGACTGAAGCGGATTTGGAGGTGGCCATCCGCACGCCCGCCAACACTTACGGCGCCCCCGGAGAGCAGGATCCCCTAGAGCCCGACaccgtggtggtggtggcccaGGAGCCGGCCCGTGACTTTCAGCCACCCACGCTCGAGGCTGTCGAGGACTTTGCCGCCGatggtgctgttgctgctgacgGCCAGCAGCCTGTTGCTGATGTCCCTGCCCTGCAGGCCGAGCAGGAGTTGATTCCGGAGGCGGAGGTCAAGGCCGTTACCCCGGCGGGAACCTACGGACCACCTGCTGCTACCTATGGA
Proteins encoded:
- the LOC108086277 gene encoding magnetosome-associated protein MamJ gives rise to the protein MMKRNQPILILALGLLAISAISAMPQRSRAKSQRQVEYSSTPYPAAGFRPRVPFNLPGEVQPKLEAEPLATTPTSTIPSDVETLENTEPLSTTEQLQPETEVAAEAETEADLEVAIRTPANTYGAPGEQDPLEPDTVVVVAQEPARDFQPPTLEAVEDFAADGAVAADGQQPVADVPALQAEQELIPEAEVKAVTPAGTYGPPAATYGVPELGEPENELDLEESQVELVEEAAAEEALTNELASGRLILLPLGARGAQFGRLVLAVEQPRRRMRSERLRRI